TCGAGATATACAAGGCCAAATCCTTCAACATCTGGCGGTATGGTTTTCGGAACCATCACAAAAAGATCCGCAGCCTGATAAATATGGGGGAGTTGTTCGTGGGAAACGTTTTCAATAAACTGTACGATTGCTCCCAAACCCGCTTCTTTAGCTTTTTGCGCCAGATTTTCGCGCTGATCCCCTGTTCCAATCACAACATACCTGAGCAAAGGATGTTCGGGAAACAGCCGCTTTAGGGCTTCAATAACCGTATCAATCCCCTTTCGGGCGACGATACGCGCTGTTGTAACAAGTACGAAATCTTCGGCCTTTAGCCCCAGGCTGCGACGGGTTTCAGCACGCGTCTGAGCGTCGTCATCATCGCGGAAATGAAACGGATCTGTACCGTTGTGCACAATCTGCCTGTTTGCTGCAGCTATGCCCAGTGCTTCCAGCAACTGATCCGCAAAGTGACTTACGGGCAGCCAAAGATCAGGGAGCTGCATATATTCCTGACGATAAGCGCGGAATAGTTGTGGCAGCGGAAAAGGCAAACCAGGTTCACGAAGCAGCTCACGGGCATGGGCCGCACAAACAACAGAACCTTTAAAACCACTTTTTCGGGCTTTTTTAGCAGCTGCAAGACTTGTCCATTGCGCATGGAATAATATGTCGGGCTGCACTTCTTCCAATAATTTTGGTATTCGTGACTTCACTACCCATCCCAAAAATGCGGATTTACACTTGATCCGGACTACATTATACGGCTGCATTTCATCCCAGGCCTCACAGCCCGGCTGATAGGGTGCCACAACCGTAAGCCGTCCGAAATACTCCGCAAAGCGGACGCACAACTCTGCACTATACGTATTGATTCCACCAAATCCCGGCGGGAAATCCTGGGTAATATAAAGTAAGGTTTTAGCCCCCAGTTCTTTTGCTGGCTCTTCTGCATAAATTTGCACAACTTAATCCTTCATGGTTTTTGTAATTTTTTCCAAGTTAAGGAATTTTAAAGTTACTTTATGTAGCAATGGCAAATACATCTCCTTCAAATTTCCCTCTTGTCAGCTGTCTGATGGTTACGGCCAACCGCAGGAAGCTCGGGGCAAGAGCGGTACGGTGTTTTGAACAACAAACCTATGCTGCAAAGGAGCTTGTGATTATTGACGACGGGGATCAGGATTATTCCGCGCTGTTCAACAACCTGCCGCCTGCACAGGTTCGCTACATACGGGATGTCCCCAAAGGCCTGGTGCTGGGCAGTCTGCGCAACCTGGCGCTCGAAGCCGCAGCCGGTGAATATCTGATTCAGTGGGACGACGACGACTGGTATCACCCTGAACGCATTCAGGTGCAGGCACAAATTCTGGCGCGCGGTTACGACGCCTGCTGTCTCAGCACTTCACTCATGCACATCAATGAACCTGCTTTTCGAGACGCACCCTTCACGGGTTCACTGCCGGATGGCATTCCGGGTAGTATCATGCACCGGCGTAGTACTGATATTCGCTATCCCGAAACCCGCAAAGCTGAAGACACCCACTACCTTCAGTCCTGGATGAAACGCCGCTATTATAAACTGCCTGAAACCTACGCGCACCTGTTCATGCGCTGCTACCATGGCGATAACACCTGGGCACTCACGCACTTCCGCCGACGTCTGCGCAACAGCCTGCCCAACGCCCTTCGCTACTACTGGTACAGCCTGATCAGAAATGACCTTCGGAAACATCCCGCTTTCCGCCTTTCCGCGGCGAATCGCGAAGCCTTCAAATCCTATAAGGAGCTGTCCGAATCGCTCGGGCTGCTCTGATTATACCCTGTGTTTTTTTTCGATGGATGTGTACCGTGGCAGTCCGGCATACGGTGCTCATCTCCTGTGAATCAAACAGACCCAATTTCTGCAAGGCCCCAAGCCTTCGGTGAAACTTATCGGCGGATAAGTATCTGCTACCGGGATTTTTTTAAAAAGGGCATAAAAGCGGCGACGCAGCGCCTGCAAATGTCGTCCGAAAGGGATTTTAATTTCAGCTCTAAGGTACGAATCAGGGTTTAAACGGTTTAAAGCTGATTTGTGCCATTTGTTGAAAAACGGCTATTCTGGCTATATTTCGGCATATTTAATGCCTGCGAGCAATTTTATAACATCCTAATCTTTTACTGCGCATGACTGTTAAACAATCCATCGACGCTGCTCAGGTTCACGAAGTACTGAGCCGTCGCATTCTGGCTGATGGCCTCGATATGGTACTCGATCTTGAAACCAGCAAAGGCCCTTATTTGTACTGCTCAAAGCACGAGCGCAACTATCTCGACTTTTTCACTTTTTTTGCTTCCAACCCGATCGGGATGAATCACCCGATGATGGGCGATCCTGAATTTCTGAATAAGATTACGCGCGTAGCGGTCAACAACCCGTCCAACTCGGATGTGTACACCCGCGAAATGGCTGAGTTTGTGGACACCTTCGATCGCGTTGGTATTCCTTCTTATCTGCCCCATGCATTTTTCGTAGCCGGTGGCGCACTTGCGGTTGAAAATGCGCTGAAAGTAGCTTTCGACTGGAAAGTTCAGAAAAACCATCAAAAAGGCTACCGCCACGAAAAAGGCCATAAAGTACTGCACCTTGATCAGGCTTTTCACGGACGTACCGGCTACACCATGTCGCTCACCAATACCGAGCCCAACAAGGTTGCCCGCTTCCCGAAATTCGACTGGCCCCGTATGCACAATCCTAAAATGGTTTTCCCCATGAATGAGGAAAATACCATGAAGGTAGCGCATGCCGAAAAGCTTGCCCTGGCGCAGGCAGAACGCTGGTTCGAAATGTACAAAGATGACATCGCTTGTATCGTCCTTGAACCTATACAGGGGGAAGGCGGCGACAATCAGTTCC
This genomic stretch from Cyclonatronum proteinivorum harbors:
- a CDS encoding glycosyltransferase family 4 protein, translated to MQIYAEEPAKELGAKTLLYITQDFPPGFGGINTYSAELCVRFAEYFGRLTVVAPYQPGCEAWDEMQPYNVVRIKCKSAFLGWVVKSRIPKLLEEVQPDILFHAQWTSLAAAKKARKSGFKGSVVCAAHARELLREPGLPFPLPQLFRAYRQEYMQLPDLWLPVSHFADQLLEALGIAAANRQIVHNGTDPFHFRDDDDAQTRAETRRSLGLKAEDFVLVTTARIVARKGIDTVIEALKRLFPEHPLLRYVVIGTGDQRENLAQKAKEAGLGAIVQFIENVSHEQLPHIYQAADLFVMVPKTIPPDVEGFGLVYLEANACGLPVIGSTSGGVPDAIAHDETGLLVSEQNPAELASAIEYLIKDPGKRKLYGEKGRARVLEKLNWDDVSQQMLGLFQEIQK
- the lat gene encoding L-lysine 6-transaminase, whose protein sequence is MTVKQSIDAAQVHEVLSRRILADGLDMVLDLETSKGPYLYCSKHERNYLDFFTFFASNPIGMNHPMMGDPEFLNKITRVAVNNPSNSDVYTREMAEFVDTFDRVGIPSYLPHAFFVAGGALAVENALKVAFDWKVQKNHQKGYRHEKGHKVLHLDQAFHGRTGYTMSLTNTEPNKVARFPKFDWPRMHNPKMVFPMNEENTMKVAHAEKLALAQAERWFEMYKDDIACIVLEPIQGEGGDNQFRPEFHQALRELADRHEALLIYDEVQTGVGLTGKFWCHEHYVKPDIIAFGKKAQVCGILASERVDEVETNVFKVSSRINSTWGGNLVDMVRFQRYLEIIEAENLVDNAAKVGEHLLNRLYAFTAEHTYVSNARGKGLMCAFDFPDHHSRKAFTDECMKNGLLILQCGTHSVRFRPPLTISAAQIDEGMDIIERSYKAAVSRCPVVHMRNVKASNGKA
- a CDS encoding glycosyltransferase family 2 protein; the protein is MANTSPSNFPLVSCLMVTANRRKLGARAVRCFEQQTYAAKELVIIDDGDQDYSALFNNLPPAQVRYIRDVPKGLVLGSLRNLALEAAAGEYLIQWDDDDWYHPERIQVQAQILARGYDACCLSTSLMHINEPAFRDAPFTGSLPDGIPGSIMHRRSTDIRYPETRKAEDTHYLQSWMKRRYYKLPETYAHLFMRCYHGDNTWALTHFRRRLRNSLPNALRYYWYSLIRNDLRKHPAFRLSAANREAFKSYKELSESLGLL